In Streptobacillus felis, the sequence AAATTTGCTTTAATTGATGATGTAATCGAAGGTAAAGACAATGTAGTTTCTTTAATGTTCAGAGAACAAGAAGGAGCTTTCTTAACAGGTGCGTTAGCAGCAATGATGACTAAAACTAATGTATTAGGATTTGTAGG encodes:
- a CDS encoding BMP family lipoprotein, with product MKESVEAVAGEYPDQKFALIDDVIEGKDNVVSLMFREQEGAFLTGALAAMMTKTNVLGFVG